TTTGGCGGATGCCCAGGTCAGCGCCGTCCACTGAAGGACTAAATACCTGTAACGGACAGTAACATTAAGTCTGTTTTGTCGGGTAGTGTTCCTCTGTTCGCATCCGCGGGGAGAGGAACTACGCAGTGGCAACAAAGTGGTTGTTGATTGAGTCGATCGGTGGCGCTACACCGTCGATCATCGGTCTGGGGAGCACTCCTCGAAAGTTCACACCGTTGGACAAATTCTTCAAAAGCAAAGATTCCCTCGACGAGGTTTACAGCGTGATTGCCGAGGTCATGGCGTCGCCTGACCGCGTAGACAGGGTAACTGCTGATGGCCGCCGGCGTGTCGTTGTGGAGCCTTTGGTGACGTTCTCAGGACGTCTGCATGGCATGTACCTATGGACTGGCGGACCAGACGAAGTCGTTCCCGACAGGGACCCGGCCGGAGCTTGGTTGTTCAACCTGACGGCGAGCAAAGCCAGCGGAAGCAACGATCTGCTCGACTTGTACGGCGTTCCGGAGGATGAGCGACATACCGAGAAAGCAATGGCCGGCGCCTTCACCCGTCTCGTGACCAATCGCGATGAGGGCGAGGCTTTGTCGAAGATCATCCACTCGGCTCCCGGAACCATTCACCAAGCGGTGTGGACAGTGAGGCGAGATGACGACGAGCTGCGTGCCGCCCACTTTTCGTGCCGAATGCTTGAAGAAATCGATCCTGCGACCAGCAGGTCAGAGGTCATTTTGCGAGGAATAACGCAAGACATCGGCCCCGCGATCGACGTTGCGGCGGCTCCGCCCCCTGTGGTTCTTGAATACCGGGTCCTCGAGGCTGCGACGGAGGAGGGGGAGTACCGAGCGATCGTCAATCTCAAGACGCTGCAACTCATTCGATGGGTAGGCGATCCGATGCCAGACTTGGCGTGGGAATCAGTGGATGACCAGGTTAAACCTGGTATGCATCCCGAGGACTTGCCTGTGGCGCTAGAGATGTCTGCGGGTTTGGCGCGGGGCAAAACGCAAGGCACCGTCCGGTTCAGACAGCTCGACGGGAAGTGGAAAGCCTGTGATGTGCGAGCGACATTGATGATGCTCGACCAGCACACCACCGCCGGCCTGGTCATGGTCCGCGCTGCTGCGGATTCGTAGCTTTTCACCAGTTGTCGATGCCGCGCTGACGCGCGCACAGTTCTGCGCGCGCGTCAGCGGCAGTCCTCCGCTCAGCAATCTGTCTGCGGCGGCGGACTGCCGCAGCATCCGGAACAGCTGCCATCGCTGCCCGGCGGCCGGGGGAGTCCTCAGTCGCGGCCAATGCGTAACGCGCACGTTCGGCCTCGAACTGCGAGGACTGTCGTTCACGTCCAGCTTTTGCCTGCTCAGCGGCAATTTGAGCGAGAACATGCGGTGAGAAGGCCAGATCCTGCTCCTTCATGAGCCACCGGATAAACGCAATCGGATGCTTTGGGTCCGGTGTCATCTTCCGTGCCTCGGCCCACGCGTCGATGGTGGAGTTGAGATCGTCAGCGGTCCAGCCGTGCGCCGCTGATTCGGCCAGTGCAGGCGCCCAACCTCGGGGGGTATGTTGACGTGCCCACGTAGGCGTTCTCGGATTACCGAGCCACTTGGATGCGAGCAACAGGCCTTTCCGGATGCCGTCAGCCTTCTCGACCTCGGACCTGGATTCCTTGCGCCGCGAAGCGGCTCGTTTATCCACAGATCGTTTTGTATTAAGTACCTCTCTACGAGAGGTAGGGATAGAAAACTGACCCCTACGGGGGTGGGGTGCCATCTGTATAGATCCTGCGACTGACATGCGGGTTTTATCCACAGGCTTACGCGGGTGCAACGCCCACACCGATGCCCAGCCACGCGACTTGTCATCAAATCTCCACGACGCCATACGTTCGCCTTTGCGGCGTAGTCGGCCACGCAATACCTCCGTGGCTACCCGAAGTAGTTTGAGCGCTTGACGGGCTCGCTGAACGGTCCGCTCTCCGAGCCCTGTTCGCTCGACGAGTGTGGCAATGGATAGACGCGAGCTGCGGCCGGAATCGAAATCAGCAGCACCGGCCATGACTTTCGCGACCGCCAACAACGATTTAAGACTGATCCCTCCGCCGGCGACACTGCCTGTCTTCGACGTCTTGACGAGCTCGGGGCGGATGCGGTTGTACTCCGCGGTATAGGCGCAGCGGACGACGATCTCGACCCAGTGCTGGGCTCCACGCCATGACGCGATACCGCTGTATGCGCCGGGCTCCAATTCGAGCGTGACCTGGCAGTACCTTCGGCAAGCTGCCTCTGGGCCACCGAGCGCGTTGACGAACATCGGGGTCAGGGAATGGCATTGGTGCCCGTGCACATGGCCAGATACAGCGCGAGGCGTACGAGCTGTGCCGTACCGACGCCGCATGGGGCTGCTACCGCAGTACGGGCGCAGTACGGATGTAGGTGCGTGTTCGTGAACAGCGACACGCGCAGGAATCATTGAAACTTCATCAGGCCACGATGTAGCCTGAGACCTGTCCGCCAAGACAGTCCCTTCGGGGATATAGCAGTACCGCTGAGAAACGAGCGTCTAACTCGAATCTCACCAACTTCGAAAAACCCTCGACCCCGCCCGGTTCGGGGGTTTTTTGTTGCAGTCGGTGCGCTACAGCTAACGATGTGTGGTTGTCACGGCATCCCCCGCCCGGGTTTGCCGTCTACGCGACGTTCGTTACGCGGTGAGCTGCAAAACCTCCTGGTCGAGTTCGACGACAAGATTCTTATGGCCAGTGGTGGCCGCCAGCAGATCTGCGACGTACTGGCTGACGGAGCTGACTCCGGCCGCCTTCCGCCGCTTTTCCAGCTCTGCGTACACCGGATCTGGAACGCGACTCACAACCCGGGTTCGATCACCCTTGCTTGGTGTGGGCATGCTCTTCTCCCTTCGGCCCGACCTTGCTCCTAGCGATGCAGTGCCAGGTTCCCGTTCATCCTGTGCCAAGATCACACAATCGTCACGGTGACACGCCGAAGAAGAACCGAACTTCGATGTTTGGGTGGAATTATGGGGAGATTTTTTAAGAATCGCGGAAGCGTGTCGCACGCGCTTGACGGCTGTCACGATCGCGCTGCCAGACCTCAGCGACCAGCTCGGGCGTGACCTTATACAGCTCCGCAAGCTGCGCAGCCCTAGCCTCGTCGTACTCTTTGCGCCCTTTTTCGATTCGTCCGAGAAGCGTCGCCGAAATTCCGAGAGCTTCGGCAGCTCGCCCTTGAGTCATGCCAGCTTGGGCGCGCAGATCACTGAGGCCAAGCTGGTCATTCGGAATCGGCACAAGGTCTGCAACGGTAAGCCGCAATTCGGCCGCAACCTTGGCTAGCAGCTCGGGTGTTGGTGCCGCACGACCCGTTTCCCATGCAGAGACGGTCTGCTCGGAGACACCAGCGGCGTCAGCCAGGTCTGCAATATTCGCCTTGCGCGCCAGTCGATAGCGCCGCAACCTGGCAGCACTAAAGCCTCGAACAGCACTCCGCGACACGCCTACTCCAAGCTCTCGAGAACCATCCCCGTGAGTCATTGTGTCGCTCCTTTACCCCGCCAACTCGCACTAGTGTTTAGAATAATAGGGTGTTATATTGGTTTGGCATAAAAGGTTGCCAAGAAAGAGTCGAGGTCAAGGGACCTATAGGCGGAAAAGGGGGGCCGTGAGGCGATTGAATGAGTTGCCGAACACAAACCACGCGGTCTACCCTGCAACGGCGTGCCCAGCCTGGGATTCCTCGGTACTTGTCGACGTCGGTATCGCTTGTAGCGCAGAAGAATTTGCACACGTCTATCTGCGTGTGCCTTCTGAGTACGGGCAGGCGATTTGGATGAACTGGTTTCTCGCAGTGCGCGATGCAACATCCCAGGTCACTCTCAGTGACCGTTCTACTTCAAGCACGAACACAAGGACTTCGGCTTCTGCCGAGCGTCGTGCTGTCTCGAAAG
Above is a window of Rhodococcus qingshengii JCM 15477 DNA encoding:
- a CDS encoding GAF domain-containing protein; translation: MATKWLLIESIGGATPSIIGLGSTPRKFTPLDKFFKSKDSLDEVYSVIAEVMASPDRVDRVTADGRRRVVVEPLVTFSGRLHGMYLWTGGPDEVVPDRDPAGAWLFNLTASKASGSNDLLDLYGVPEDERHTEKAMAGAFTRLVTNRDEGEALSKIIHSAPGTIHQAVWTVRRDDDELRAAHFSCRMLEEIDPATSRSEVILRGITQDIGPAIDVAAAPPPVVLEYRVLEAATEEGEYRAIVNLKTLQLIRWVGDPMPDLAWESVDDQVKPGMHPEDLPVALEMSAGLARGKTQGTVRFRQLDGKWKACDVRATLMMLDQHTTAGLVMVRAAADS
- a CDS encoding helix-turn-helix transcriptional regulator, which produces MTHGDGSRELGVGVSRSAVRGFSAARLRRYRLARKANIADLADAAGVSEQTVSAWETGRAAPTPELLAKVAAELRLTVADLVPIPNDQLGLSDLRAQAGMTQGRAAEALGISATLLGRIEKGRKEYDEARAAQLAELYKVTPELVAEVWQRDRDSRQARATRFRDS